In the Oligoflexus sp. genome, one interval contains:
- a CDS encoding ankyrin repeat domain-containing protein → MKQLILVSLVLALAVACTQEKNEVRQAERLPEDTINPLLTLTSNDPAEVKAGLQTWLQYYPNDINRVFPGEATTALGLIAARYFQAANKAPWQELVNELLDQGADPNIFFNYEGMRRGLLHVASSKNDTALVGQLISRLGTIDPPLRLNCESPREEPTLADGVRLNLNLQEEKTGRTPLHYAVESANPDPSFIEYLLLQGANPDIQNESLQLASPYELVAANSALAGIFQRYSGPQIRYDGRLNSFINDEIEKTPDQRKTMLDLAKAYKDMVEKEGFQTVQDINRVITLCQTGEKANLLGYALQYLFPAVSAKVPQAVKARNDSIQVWMKDYGAKICLDDNLSIKDNEASVRTVSLKDFFKSSLALHSQTATAPVKTLNKSLWCSIVKPKAVEGGCWEPAADDALTPEAVCTP, encoded by the coding sequence ATGAAACAACTGATCCTCGTATCCTTGGTATTGGCCTTGGCCGTGGCCTGCACACAAGAGAAGAACGAAGTCAGGCAGGCCGAACGCTTGCCGGAAGATACCATCAATCCTTTGCTCACCTTGACTTCAAACGATCCTGCTGAGGTCAAAGCAGGCCTTCAAACATGGCTGCAGTACTACCCGAACGACATCAACCGGGTGTTTCCAGGTGAAGCCACCACAGCTTTGGGCCTCATAGCCGCTCGCTATTTTCAGGCTGCAAATAAAGCCCCCTGGCAGGAACTGGTGAACGAACTCCTGGATCAGGGTGCGGATCCCAATATCTTTTTCAATTATGAAGGGATGCGCCGCGGCCTGCTGCATGTCGCTTCCAGTAAAAATGATACGGCCCTTGTGGGACAACTGATCAGCCGCCTCGGAACGATCGACCCTCCCCTTCGCCTGAATTGTGAAAGCCCGCGCGAGGAACCCACTCTTGCGGACGGCGTACGTTTGAACCTCAATCTTCAGGAAGAGAAGACCGGGCGCACTCCGCTGCATTACGCAGTCGAGAGCGCGAATCCTGATCCTTCCTTTATTGAATATCTCCTGTTGCAAGGAGCCAATCCCGACATCCAGAACGAGTCCCTACAGCTGGCATCACCCTATGAGCTGGTGGCTGCGAATTCCGCTCTGGCTGGAATTTTTCAGCGCTATAGCGGCCCGCAGATTCGTTATGATGGGCGCCTCAATTCCTTTATCAATGATGAAATTGAAAAGACTCCTGATCAAAGAAAAACCATGCTCGACCTCGCCAAAGCCTATAAGGATATGGTGGAAAAAGAAGGCTTTCAGACGGTCCAGGACATCAACCGCGTGATCACCCTCTGTCAGACAGGCGAGAAAGCCAACCTTTTGGGCTATGCCCTTCAGTATCTCTTCCCGGCTGTTTCCGCCAAAGTCCCACAGGCCGTCAAGGCTCGCAATGACAGCATTCAGGTTTGGATGAAAGATTACGGCGCTAAAATCTGCCTCGATGACAACCTGAGCATCAAAGATAACGAAGCGAGCGTCCGCACGGTTTCCCTCAAGGATTTTTTCAAGTCGAGCCTTGCGCTTCATAGCCAGACGGCGACAGCACCTGTCAAGACTCTGAATAAATCCCTCTGGTGCTCGATCGTGAAGCCCAAGGCCGTCGAGGGGGGCTGCTGGGAACCAGCGGCCGATGATGCTCTGACGCCTGAAGCGGTCTGTACGCCCTAA
- a CDS encoding alkaline phosphatase PhoX — MKTLDRRNFLLNSLGAMGALSLGPALTSMVSAQPFVDYRTLKNLGTLRAANAAGMRLPEGFTGQMIAQSGKKVRRADGSETAYKWHTLPDGGACFATEDGGWIYASNSEVPLSGGGVGALRFDSSGGIIDAYSILDGTTSNCAGGPTPWGTWLSCEEYSGGRVFECDPYGKKPGVLCEGLGKFKHEAAAVDPVNGHIYLTEDESDGRFYRYTPSEIYADGRMNLQKGLLEVAVIDRDGNVSWAALDNPVPGTFATPTRKQVKNSRAFDGGEGIWFHEGLIYFTSKGDNRVWSYSTTEQKLGVVYDRSTAKSKILSGVDNVVVSADGHILVAEDGGDMQIVILGPYGDIYPMVQLVDQDDSEITGPAINPLNNTLYFSSQRGPKGGSSGATYQILGSFA, encoded by the coding sequence ATGAAGACTCTCGATCGCCGTAACTTTTTGCTGAATTCCCTTGGTGCCATGGGCGCACTGAGCCTGGGTCCTGCGCTGACGTCGATGGTGTCCGCCCAGCCTTTTGTGGATTACCGAACCCTGAAGAACCTCGGTACGCTTCGGGCCGCAAATGCTGCGGGTATGCGCCTTCCCGAAGGCTTCACAGGGCAGATGATCGCGCAATCGGGTAAAAAGGTGCGGCGTGCGGATGGCTCCGAGACAGCTTATAAGTGGCACACACTTCCCGACGGCGGAGCCTGCTTCGCCACCGAGGATGGTGGCTGGATCTATGCATCCAACAGTGAAGTTCCCTTGAGTGGTGGGGGCGTCGGCGCTCTTCGTTTTGATAGCAGCGGCGGCATCATCGATGCGTATTCCATCCTGGATGGAACGACGAGCAACTGCGCAGGTGGACCCACACCCTGGGGTACATGGCTTTCCTGTGAAGAATACAGCGGCGGACGGGTCTTCGAATGCGACCCCTATGGAAAGAAACCGGGCGTCCTTTGTGAAGGCCTTGGAAAATTCAAGCATGAAGCGGCGGCCGTGGACCCGGTGAATGGTCATATTTATTTAACGGAAGATGAATCCGATGGCCGTTTCTACCGCTATACGCCCAGCGAAATCTATGCCGATGGGCGCATGAACCTTCAAAAAGGTCTGCTGGAAGTCGCCGTCATCGATCGGGATGGTAATGTAAGCTGGGCGGCTTTGGATAACCCGGTTCCCGGAACGTTTGCAACGCCCACGCGTAAGCAGGTGAAAAACAGTCGCGCGTTTGACGGCGGTGAAGGTATTTGGTTCCACGAAGGCCTAATCTATTTCACCAGCAAAGGTGACAATCGCGTCTGGTCCTATTCCACCACTGAGCAAAAGCTTGGCGTCGTCTATGATCGCAGCACAGCGAAAAGCAAAATCCTGAGCGGCGTGGATAATGTGGTCGTCAGCGCTGATGGTCACATTCTGGTGGCGGAAGATGGCGGCGACATGCAGATCGTGATCCTCGGGCCTTATGGAGATATCTATCCTATGGTTCAACTCGTCGATCAGGACGACTCGGAAATCACAGGACCGGCCATCAATCCCTTAAACAATACGCTTTATTTCAGTTCACAGCGCGGCCCCAAAGGAGGATCAAGCGGAGCGACGTATCAGATTCTCGGCAGCTTCGCCTGA
- a CDS encoding DUF1206 domain-containing protein: MQHSQDMRFPVGNLRQSLNNMPGKTEVSKAVRVMYRLGYAAKGLVFAIIGVMALMLMLGMGGQLSNPTDALKVINRQPFGQFLLLATGISLLGFVLWRVAQSIFNVEHKPNKPMNIAKRIGYAISGATYLSLAILAIRGFSEGRVQNSEGSMGLTAKALEMPAGPTLVMLAGAIIIGVGIFHAVLGLTKRFMKQYEQGRMTEKERDIVEKAGMIGLPARGFTFGIIGYFFIRAGMHANAAETRNTKGVMEHILSMPMGELILAIIAVGFICYAIYCFAAARFRRFA; encoded by the coding sequence ATGCAACATTCACAGGACATGCGGTTTCCTGTCGGTAATCTCCGTCAGAGCCTGAACAATATGCCAGGCAAGACAGAAGTCAGTAAAGCGGTTCGCGTTATGTATCGGCTTGGATACGCTGCCAAAGGTCTGGTGTTTGCGATTATCGGTGTCATGGCTCTTATGCTCATGCTGGGTATGGGCGGTCAGCTGTCAAATCCTACTGATGCCCTGAAGGTGATTAACCGGCAGCCGTTTGGACAATTTCTTTTATTGGCGACCGGGATTTCGCTGCTTGGCTTTGTGCTGTGGCGCGTGGCCCAGTCCATCTTCAACGTGGAGCATAAACCCAATAAGCCCATGAATATCGCCAAGCGTATCGGTTACGCGATCAGTGGCGCGACCTACCTCTCCCTGGCCATCCTCGCCATTCGTGGTTTCAGCGAAGGGCGGGTGCAGAATAGTGAAGGCAGCATGGGTTTGACCGCGAAGGCCCTTGAAATGCCGGCCGGGCCCACGCTGGTGATGCTGGCAGGCGCGATCATCATCGGCGTTGGAATTTTCCACGCGGTGCTGGGCCTGACGAAACGTTTTATGAAGCAGTATGAACAGGGCCGCATGACCGAGAAGGAAAGGGATATCGTGGAGAAGGCGGGCATGATCGGTCTGCCCGCCCGTGGTTTTACATTTGGGATCATCGGCTACTTCTTCATCCGCGCCGGTATGCATGCGAATGCCGCTGAAACCCGTAATACCAAAGGCGTGATGGAACATATACTGAGCATGCCGATGGGGGAACTGATCCTGGCGATCATCGCCGTCGGCTTTATTTGCTACGCGATCTACTGCTTTGCTGCGGCCCGCTTCCGCCGCTTTGCTTAA
- a CDS encoding redoxin family protein, protein MFYFIATLLNAAPLQQAQPWLGVAIDEKGKAGILIKSVLSKTPAEKAGLQPGDLITAIDSSAVQSRDELMAVLRSKGVGNSVTVHFTRQGKVEKKTLKLEALPDRVELMQQQVLDKPLPAFKIVTVSDRKTLTNANLAGKVSIIEFWATWCPACRAAIPRINQWAPAHSKVQFIGITDENEELVKQFLKTEKMNYTIAIDAEQGLQTALQVGSIPTFLLVDSKGVVRDIALGGGDYLEALLKKAEALSKGP, encoded by the coding sequence ATGTTTTATTTTATCGCGACTCTTCTCAATGCGGCGCCCCTGCAGCAGGCTCAACCCTGGCTCGGTGTGGCCATCGATGAAAAGGGCAAGGCGGGCATACTGATCAAAAGCGTTTTGAGCAAGACGCCGGCGGAAAAAGCCGGTCTGCAGCCAGGGGATCTGATCACGGCCATTGATTCGAGCGCCGTGCAAAGTCGCGATGAACTGATGGCCGTCCTTCGCAGCAAGGGCGTGGGCAATAGCGTGACGGTTCATTTCACGCGCCAGGGCAAGGTGGAAAAGAAAACCTTGAAACTGGAGGCCCTGCCCGATCGCGTGGAGCTGATGCAGCAGCAGGTGCTCGATAAACCCCTGCCCGCCTTCAAGATCGTGACGGTCAGTGATCGCAAAACCCTGACCAACGCGAACCTTGCAGGGAAAGTCAGCATCATTGAATTCTGGGCCACTTGGTGCCCCGCGTGCCGGGCTGCGATTCCCCGCATCAATCAGTGGGCGCCGGCTCATTCCAAGGTTCAGTTTATTGGGATCACCGATGAGAACGAGGAGCTGGTGAAACAATTCCTCAAGACCGAAAAAATGAATTACACCATCGCCATCGACGCGGAGCAGGGTCTTCAAACCGCGCTGCAGGTCGGTTCGATCCCCACGTTTTTATTAGTCGATTCGAAAGGCGTGGTGCGTGATATCGCATTGGGCGGAGGGGATTATCTGGAGGCTCTTCTGAAGAAAGCTGAGGCTTTGAGCAAGGGCCCCTGA
- a CDS encoding alpha/beta fold hydrolase: MNGWESEDRISEKGYAESYKKTILPFWKEGQETVLNAADGLRLYTWHRLHPNPRARIFIAHGYAESTMKYRELAFLFFQNAYSVYVWDHRGHGWSDRVGPEKHSVDVLNFPDYAADLHLIMQTLPQGPEVPTFLFGHSLGGAIAIDFMQKYPERVQAAVLSSPLLVPSLRGMPVAFAIWLARILARLHAPDKCSLGGAQTAAEFWSFKLAGTRSRERFEHFKEETMKADLRMAGPTNRWVLTTFAGARELLEPERMAKLRMPLFVATAGCDRLVRADAIQEFCRRAPSSEPHLYRESFHEIWNERDAIRNPYLDDVLSFYQRWEKR; the protein is encoded by the coding sequence ATGAATGGATGGGAAAGCGAGGACCGCATCAGCGAGAAAGGCTATGCGGAATCCTATAAGAAAACCATACTTCCGTTTTGGAAGGAGGGCCAGGAGACTGTGTTGAACGCAGCGGATGGACTGCGGCTTTACACATGGCACAGGCTGCATCCGAATCCGCGGGCTCGGATTTTCATTGCGCATGGCTATGCGGAAAGCACCATGAAATATCGAGAGCTGGCCTTCCTCTTCTTTCAAAACGCCTATTCCGTTTATGTCTGGGATCATCGCGGCCATGGCTGGTCGGATCGCGTCGGCCCCGAGAAACATAGCGTCGATGTGCTGAATTTCCCGGACTACGCCGCTGATCTTCACCTGATCATGCAGACGCTTCCCCAAGGGCCCGAGGTCCCGACCTTTCTCTTCGGTCATTCCCTGGGAGGCGCGATCGCGATCGACTTCATGCAAAAGTATCCGGAGCGCGTTCAGGCGGCTGTTCTCTCGTCGCCCCTGCTCGTTCCAAGTCTGCGCGGGATGCCGGTAGCCTTCGCCATCTGGCTCGCCCGCATCCTGGCCCGTCTGCATGCTCCCGATAAATGTTCGCTCGGAGGAGCGCAGACCGCGGCGGAATTCTGGTCGTTTAAGCTGGCCGGTACGCGATCACGGGAACGCTTTGAACATTTCAAAGAGGAAACGATGAAAGCGGATCTGCGCATGGCCGGCCCCACCAATCGCTGGGTGCTGACGACCTTTGCCGGTGCCCGGGAACTTTTGGAGCCGGAGCGCATGGCAAAGCTCAGGATGCCGCTCTTTGTGGCCACGGCTGGCTGCGATCGCCTTGTGCGGGCGGATGCGATTCAGGAGTTCTGCAGGCGCGCCCCGAGTTCGGAGCCGCATCTTTATCGGGAAAGTTTTCATGAGATCTGGAACGAAAGGGATGCGATCCGAAATCCCTATTTGGATGACGTTCTGTCTTTTTATCAACGTTGGGAGAAGAGATGA
- a CDS encoding HupE/UreJ family protein: MTLHTVFEGVIQGLRESLLDMQHLVFCLLLGLVLFTLRRRPRDAFFYILALFPGYALERYQPWPPVLVNVVVALTVAFALFQEWMYEKLASYTLPFLVLAGFFHGLSFSQDVPGSSTPAFLAYTLTATLVQALIIYAFGVICRRISLKSPDGFEGLENILSAVGTGVALAYFVLAF; encoded by the coding sequence ATGACTCTGCATACAGTGTTCGAAGGTGTGATCCAAGGACTTCGGGAATCCTTGCTCGACATGCAGCATCTGGTTTTCTGTCTTCTTCTGGGTCTTGTGCTTTTCACGCTGCGCAGAAGGCCGCGCGACGCCTTTTTCTATATCCTGGCTCTCTTTCCCGGATATGCCCTGGAACGCTATCAACCCTGGCCTCCGGTTTTGGTGAATGTGGTTGTGGCTCTGACGGTGGCCTTTGCGCTCTTTCAGGAGTGGATGTATGAAAAATTGGCATCCTACACTCTTCCCTTTCTGGTGCTGGCCGGTTTCTTCCACGGCCTCAGTTTCAGCCAGGATGTGCCCGGCAGCTCGACGCCCGCGTTCCTTGCCTATACGCTGACAGCGACTCTGGTGCAGGCGCTGATCATCTATGCTTTTGGGGTCATTTGCCGGCGAATTTCCCTGAAATCGCCCGATGGCTTCGAGGGCCTGGAAAATATACTCAGCGCTGTGGGAACGGGTGTAGCTCTGGCTTATTTCGTTTTGGCATTTTGA